GCCCAAGGCAACCTCGAAGCCGCTCAGGCCGCCTACCTTTAGAGGTTTCTCCATGCTGAGCCGATTCCGCCTTTCTGCCGTCCTGCTGCTGGTAGCGCTGCTGCTGGTCGCGATCGGTTACTGGAACATCCGCCCCGAGAGCTTCATGCAGGAGGCGCCCGTGACGCAGGCTGACGAGTCGCCGATCGATTTCTACGTCGTCAATTCGCGCACCGTGCAGTACCAACCGGACGGCAAGCGCAACTACGAGCTCTTCGCCGAAAAGGTCGAACACATCAAGGCCAGCGACGTCAGCCTGCTGACCCGCCCCGACCTGCATGCCTACCGAGGCACCGATCTGCCCTGGCATGTCACCAGCGAGCGCGGCAAAGTCGGCCCTCAAGGGCAAGAGGTCGAGCTGATCGACAACGTCAAGGTCGAGCGCCAGGACGCCAAGGGGCGCCCGACCGTCATCACCAGCAGCCGAATGACGGTGTTTCCCGAGAAGGATTATGCCGAAACCCGGCAACCCGTTAGAATCGTCGCCGCAAACGGCGTCACGACCGCCACGGGCATGAAAGCGTACCTAGATGAAGGCAGGATGCTCCTGCTATCCAAAGTAAGAGGCCAGCATGAGCTGCGTTAAGACAATCCCCTACCTGATCGGCCTGAGCATCGCGCTGCTCGGCTCGTACGCCCATGCGCTCCCGGAAGACCGAAATCAGCCAATTCGCGTCCAGGCCGACACCGCCGAACTGGACGACCGACAGGGCGTGGCCGTCTATCGTGGCGACGTCGTGATCACCCAGGGCACCATGAAGATCACCGGTGACACCGTCACCATTACCCAGAACAAGAACGGCGATGTCGAGGTATTCACCTCCATCGGCAAGCCGGCGTACTACGAACAGAAGCCGGCGGTGGACAAGGAAATCGTCAAGGCCTACGGCCTGACCATCCAGTACTTCGCGGCGAACGAGCGCATCGTGCTGATCGACCAGGCCAAGGTCGTTCAGGAAGGTAATACCTTCGAAGGCGAGAAGATCGTCTATGACACCCAACGACAGATCGTCAATGCCGGCCGCGCCAGCAATGCCGATATCACGACGCCGCGCCCACGCGTGGACATGGTCATCCAGCCGCGCAAGAAGGATCAGCCGGCTACCGAGCAGGAAAACTGATGGCAATCCTCAAGGCCCAGCATCTGGCGAAAAGCTACAAGACCCGCCAGGTCGTACGCGATGTCAGCCTGTCTATCGAGAGTGGACAGATCGTCGGCCTGCTCGGACCCAACGGAGCCGGTAAGACCACCTGCTTCTACATGATCGTCGGCCTGGTGAAGGCGGATCAGGGGCGCGTGCTGATCGACGAGCAGGACGTCACCCACCTGCCCATGCACGGCCGGGCCCGAGCCGGTATCGGTTACCTGCCGCAGGAAGCCTCGATCTTTCGCAAGCTGTCGGTGACCGACAACATCATGGCGATTCTGGAGACTCGCAAGGACCTGGATCGCAGCGGCCGCCAGCAGGCCCTGGAAGGTCTGTTACAGGAATTCCACATCCATCACATTCGCGACAGCCTGGGCATGAGCCTCTCGGGCGGCGAACGTCGGCGTGTCGAAATCGCGCGCGCGCTGGCCACTGCGCCCAAATTCATCTTGCTCGACGAACCCTTCGCCGGCGTCGACCCGATCTCGGTCGGCGACATCAAGCAGATCATCCATCACCTCAAGGCCAAGGGCATCGGCGTGCTGATCACCGATCACAACGTCCGCGAGACACTGGACATCTGCGAAACCGCCTACATCGTCAACGACGGCCAGTTGATCGCTGAAGGCGATGCCGAGACGGTCCTGGCCAATCAGTTGGTGAAGGATGTGTACCTCGGACACGAATTCCGGCTCTGATCCCAATCTTTTCCGCCGACAGCGTGGTTAGGGGCTAGGCAAACACTTCGTTGGCAGGCATATAATTTGCTTATGCGGGCGCCCCGGCGCCAGTGAATCGGAACAGGCGCGGTTGCGCCGGCAAACAAGGTTCGAAGTCCTCTGCCATGAAACCATCGCTAGTCCTGAAGATGGGCCAGCAGCTGACGATGACACCGCAGCTGCAACAAGCCATACGATTGCTCCAGCTATCCACGCTCGACCTCCAGCAGGAGATCCAGGAAGCGCTGGACTCCAACCCGATGCTCGAACGCGAAGAAGACGGAGATGACTTCGACAACTCCGATCCGATGGCCGAGTCGATCGAAAGGAAGGCGGAAAGCCCGCAGAGCGAGCAAAGCGAACCCGACAATCACTTCGAAGAACCGATCAACACGGTCGAGAACCTCGAAGAAGGCGAGTGGGGCGAGCGCATTCCCAACGAGCTGCCGGTGGATACCGCCTGGGAAGACATCTATCAGACCAGCGCCAGCAGCCTGCCCAGCAGCGACGACGATGAATGGGATTTCACCACCCGCACATCCTCGGGGGAAAGCCTGCAAAGTCACCTGCTCTGGCAGCTCAACCTCGCGCCGATGAGCGACACCGACCGCCTCATCGCAACCACCCTGATCGACTGCATCAATCCGCAGGGTTATCTGGACGAAACCCTCGAAGAGGTCCTCGAGTCGTTCGATCCCGAACTCGAGATCGAGCTCGACGAGATCGAAGTCGTCCTGCGCCGCATCCAGCAGTTCGAACCAGCCGGCATCGGGGCACGAGACTTGCGCGAGTGCCTGCTGCTACAGCTTCGCCAGCTCCCCGAACGGACGCCATGGCTGAACGAGGCGATGCGCCTGGTGAGCGATCACCTGGACATCCTCGGTGGCCGCGACTACAGCCTGCTGATGCGCCGCATGAAGCTCAAGGAAGATGAGCTGCGCCAGGTCATCGACCTGATTCAAACACTCAATCCAAGGCCCGGCTCGCAGATCGAAGCCGGCGAGCCGGAGTACGTCGTTCCCGATGTGATCGTGCGCAAGCACAATGGCCGCTGGCTGGTCGAACTGAACCAGGAGGCGATGCCACGTCTGCGGGTGAATCCGCAATATGCCGGCTTCGTCAAGCGCGCCGACTCCAGTGCCGACAATACTTTCATGCGCAACCAGTTGCAGGAAGCGCGCTGGTTCATCAAGAGCCTGCTCAGCCGCAACGAAACGCTGATGAAGGTCGCCACACAGATCGTCGAACACCAGCGTGGCTTCTTCGAGCATGGCGACGAAGCGATGAAACCGCTGGTGCTGCACGATATCGCCGAGGCTGTCGGCATGCACGAATCGACGATCTCACGGGTCACGACGCAGAAATACATGCACACCCCCCGCGGCATCTATGAGCTGAAATACTTCTTCTCCAGCCACGTCAGCACCGCCGAAGGAGGCGAATGCTCGTCGACCGCGATACGCGCCATCATCAAGAAGCTGGTGGCCGCGGAAAACGCCAAAAAGCCATTGAGCGACAGCAAGATCGCTGGTTTACTGGAGGCACAAGGTATTCAAGTTGCACGTCGCACCGTCGCCAAGTACCGCGAATCACTCGGTATCGCACCGTCCAGCGAACGCAAGCGGTTGATGTAGCTATCCGGCGACCTGGTTGATTTCTTCCGGTGGCGGGTGCCCTGCCCCGCCGATCCGCATGTGGCAAAAAGGAGATGCAGTATGCAAGTCAACATCACTGGCCTTCACCTGGAAATTACCGATGCCCTGCGCGACTACGTTGAGGAGAAATTTGACCGACTGGAACGTCATTTCGACCGTATCATTGCCGTCCAGGTGATCCTGCAAGTCGAAAAACTCAAGCAGAAGGCCGAAGCCGCCCTGCATGTAGCCGGGCGCGAAGTCGTCGCCAACGCCGAGCACGGCGACATGTACGCAGCCATCGACCTGCTCGTCGACAAACTCGACCGTCAGCTCATCAAGCACAAAGAAAAACAGCTCGACCATAACCAGGGCGCCCTCGCTCGCTGACCCAATCATGATCCGAATCGAAAACATCCTGACCCCCGGACGTTCCCTGGTGAACGTCCCGGGCGGCAGTAAGAAACGCGTCCTGGAACAGATCGCCAGAGTGCTGGGCCGCGATCTCCCCGACCTGGACTCGCAAACCATCTTCGAAAGCTTCATCGCCCGCGAAAAACTAGGCTCGACCGGCTTCGGTAATGGAATCGCCATCCCGCACTGCCGTATGCCGGGTTGTACCTCGCCGCTGAGTGCGGTGCTGCGGCTTGACGTCCCCGTGGATTTCGATGCGATCGACGGCGCCCCGGTCGATCTGCTGTTCGTATTGCTGGTGCCGGAAGCGGCCACCGACGAGCACCTCGAGCTGCTTCGTCAGATCGCCAGCATGTTGGACCGCGAGGACGTTCGTGAACGTCTGCGTCGGGCCAGCACGGGACAGGATCTGTATCAAACCGTCGTCGATATTCAGAGCGGCCACTAGCACAGCGGTCCGTGCCGGGCTGAGTGAGGAAAGAGACGTGGTTTCAAGCAGTCAACAATCGCCCCATCGGCGCTGCCCTCGGCAAGGACTTCGAGCCGGCGCCCCGTTCCGTAGCCTGCCTCGATGCGTCTGATCATCGTTAGCGGCCGTTCCGGGTCAGGCAAGAGCACGGCGCTCGACGTGCTCGAAGACAACGGTTTCTACTGCATCGACAACCTGCCCGCGGGCCTGCTGCCGGAGCTGGCGGAGCGCGCACTGCTCCACACCGAGCTGCTGCAGCCGCAGGTGGCCGTGTCCATCGATGCACGCAACCTGCCCAGCCAGCTCAAGCGCTTCCCTGAACTGCTCGAGGACGTTCGCGCCCGTTATATCCAGTGCGATGTCCTGTACCTCGATGCGGCGGACGAGACGCTGCTCAAGCGCTTCTCGGAAACCCGCCGTCGGCACCCGCTGACCAACCAGAACCGCTCGTTGGCCGAAGCGATCCGCGACGAAGAACTGCTGCTGGCACCGATCATCGATCACGCCGACCTGAAGATCGACACGACGCACCTGAACCTCTATCAGCTGCGTGACACCTTGAAGCTGCGCCTGCTGAACCAACCAGAGCCCGGCACCGCCTTTCTCTTCGAATCCTTTGGCTTCAAGCGCGGCATGCCGGTAGACGCCGACCTGGTGTTCGACGTGCGCTGCCTGCCCAATCCGTACTGGAAGGCCGACCTGCGAGACTTTTCCGGGCTCGACCAGCCGGTGATCGACTACCTGGCGGCGCAGGCGGATGTCGAAGAGATGTTTCAGGACATTCTCGCCTACCTGAGCAAATGGCTCCCGCGCTTCGCCGCCAGTAATCGCGCCTACGTCACCGTAGCCATCGGCTGCACCGGTGGGCATCATCGCTCGGTTTACCTGGCCGAGCGGCTGGGCCAGGCGCTGCGCGAACCCTTGAAGAACGTCCAGGTTCGCCATCGCGACCTGGCTTAGGAATGCCCATGCCTTCGTGCGAAGTTACCATCATCAACAAGCTGGGCCTGCACGCCCGTGCGGCCGCGAAATTCGTCGGGGTCGCCAACCGCTTCCCCTGTGACATTCGCGTCGGGCGTTGCCCTGCAAGCCTCATCGACGGCAAGAGCATCATGGCCGTCATGATGCTCGCCGCCAGCAAAGGAACCACCCTGCACCTGCACGCTCAGGGCGAACAGGATCACGAGGCGCTTAGCGCGCTGATCGCCCTGATCGAGGACTACTTCGAAGAGGGGGAATAAAGGACGCCAAGGCAGCGCTCCGGCGGCGAAGTAAACACCGCCGAGCCCATGCCTAACGCCCCCGCTACGCCGTTACTGCCCCGCCACCTTCATGCGCTCGATCAACACCGAGCCGGTATGGATGCTGCTGCGGGTCTCGACATCGCAGCCCACCGCCACGATCTGGCGGAACATGTCACGAAGGTTGCCAGCGATGGTGACCTCTTGTACGGGGAACTGAATCTCGCCGTTCTCCACCCAGAAGCCGCCGGCGCCACGCGAATAGTCACCGGTCACCAGGTTCAAGCCCTGCCCCATCAATTCGGTCACCAGCAGCCCGCGCCCCATGCGCCGTATCAATGCCGCCTGGTCCTCGTCGCCGTGGGTCACGAAGAGATTGTGCACACCACCGGCATTGGCGGTACTGGGCATGCCCAACTTGCGTCCAGAGTAGGTACCGAGGACATAGGAAAGCAGCTTGCCGTTCTCCACGAACGGCTTGGCGTAGGTCGCCAGCCCGTCGCCGTCATAGGCTGAACTGGCCAGCCCGCGCGCCAGGTGCGGCCGCTCGTCCAGACTCAGCCACTCGGGGAACAGCGTCTGCCCCAGCGCGCCTTCAAGGTACGACGACTTGCGATAGAGGTTGCCGCCGGAGATCGCCGCGAGGAAGTGACCGAACAAGCCGGTGGCCAACTCGGACGAGAACAGCACCGGAACATCGCAGGTCGGCACGGGCCGCGCACCCAGCCGGCGAACGGCACGTTCGGCGGCACGCCTGCCAATCGATTCCGCGGAGGCCAGGTCACCGGCTACACGGCTGACGTCATAGTGATAATCGCGCTGCATTTGACCGTCCGCCTCGGCGATCATCACGCAGCTGAGGCTGTGGCGAGTGCTGCTATAGGCGCCGATGAAGCCATGGCTGTTGCCATAGCCACGACATCCCTGGTGCGTGCTTAGGCTGGTGCCATCAGCATTGCGGATGCGAGTATCGGTGTCGAAAGCCGCTGCCTCGCAGCTCAGCGCCAGCTCCACGGCCGCATCGGGTGAAATATCCCACGGGTGGAAAAGGTCGAGATCGGGTACATCCCTGGCCATCAGCGCCGGATCGGCGAGTCCGGCGTATTCATCCTCGGAGGCATGTCGAGCGATCGCCAGCGCTGCCGCTACGGTCTCGCGAATCGCGTCCTCGCCGCTGCCGGTCGTACTGGCTGAGCCTTTGCGCTGGCCAACGTAGAGCGTGATACCGAAGCCCTGATCGCGGTTGAATTCAACCGTTTCCACTTCACGCTGGCGGACAGTGGTCGACAGGCCCTGCTCCATCGACACGGACACTTCGCAGGCGCTGGCACCCTGGCGGCTGGCCTCCTCTATGATTCTCGAGATTTTCTCGCGCAATCCGGGCAGCGCATTCGGCCCGATCCCCTCGACTTCACTCATAAACACTCCAACTGATTCGATCTTGCCGCAGCCCCTGATGCTCGACTGAGCTGCGCCGCGGGGCTGCTGTTATCATGGCGACGTTTCCAACTGGACCAGTCCCATGTCTGATATTTCCGATCTCGACGGCTTCGAGGAAAAAAGCAAAACCCAGGTCAAGCGTGAGCTGCACGCCCTTCAGGAGCTGGGTGAGCGCCTCACCACGTTCAAGCCCGACGTGCTAGACCGCCTCCCGCTCACCGACGCCCTGCGCGAGGCGCTGGCCGATGCGCCCAAGCACACCGCGCACATCGCTCGTAAACGGCACCTGCAGTACATCGGCAAACTGATGCGCGACCAGGACACCGACGCCATCCTGGCACTGGTCGACCAGCTCGATGCGTCCACCCGCCAATACAACGAGCGCTTCCACGCGTTGGAGCGCTGGCGTGACCGCCTGATTGCCGGCAACGACGAGACCCTCGAAGCATTCGTCAACGAATATCCCGAGACCGACCGCCAGCACCTGCGCGGACTGATCCGCCATGCCCAGCACGAAGCCGCGCATAACAAGCCTCCGGCCGCCAGCCGCAAGATATTCAAGTACATCCGCGGCCTGGACGAAACCCAGCGCGGGCTGCGCTAACCCAGGCACCGCTGGATACCGGGCGCGCAGGGGTTGAGGGCTGCACGACGGCAGACCTCACGCCCCTGTCCCGCCAACCGTGATGCCGTCGATCTTCAGGGTTGGCTGGCCGACACCCACCGGGACGGACTGGCCATCCTTGCCGCAGGTACCGACACCGCTGTCCAGCGCCAGGTCGGTACCAACCATCGATACCTTGTTCATCACCTCCGGTCCGTTGCCTATCAAGGTGGCCCCTTTCACCGGCGCCGTGATACGGCCGTCCTCGACCAGGTAGGCTTCGCTGGTGGAAAACACGAACTTGCCGCTGGTGATGTCCACCTGCCCGCCGCCGAGACTGGCGCAATAGATGCCCTTCTTCACCGAGCGGATGATTTCTTCCGGATCGCTCTCCCCTGCCAGCATGTAGGTGTTGGTCATCCGCGGCATCGGCAGATGCGCATAGGACTCGCGCCGACCATTGCCGGTGGGTGCAACGCCCATCAACCTGGCGTTGAGCTTGTCCTGGATGTACCCCTTCAGGATCCCGTTCTCGATCAGCGTGGTGCACTGCGTCGGTGTCCCCTCGTCATCGACGCTCAGCGAGCCACGGCGATTGACCAAGGTGCCGTCGTCGACGATGGTGCACAGCTTGGATGCCACCTGCTGG
This DNA window, taken from Stutzerimonas stutzeri, encodes the following:
- the lptC gene encoding LPS export ABC transporter periplasmic protein LptC, producing MLSRFRLSAVLLLVALLLVAIGYWNIRPESFMQEAPVTQADESPIDFYVVNSRTVQYQPDGKRNYELFAEKVEHIKASDVSLLTRPDLHAYRGTDLPWHVTSERGKVGPQGQEVELIDNVKVERQDAKGRPTVITSSRMTVFPEKDYAETRQPVRIVAANGVTTATGMKAYLDEGRMLLLSKVRGQHELR
- the lptA gene encoding lipopolysaccharide transport periplasmic protein LptA, producing MSCVKTIPYLIGLSIALLGSYAHALPEDRNQPIRVQADTAELDDRQGVAVYRGDVVITQGTMKITGDTVTITQNKNGDVEVFTSIGKPAYYEQKPAVDKEIVKAYGLTIQYFAANERIVLIDQAKVVQEGNTFEGEKIVYDTQRQIVNAGRASNADITTPRPRVDMVIQPRKKDQPATEQEN
- the lptB gene encoding LPS export ABC transporter ATP-binding protein gives rise to the protein MAILKAQHLAKSYKTRQVVRDVSLSIESGQIVGLLGPNGAGKTTCFYMIVGLVKADQGRVLIDEQDVTHLPMHGRARAGIGYLPQEASIFRKLSVTDNIMAILETRKDLDRSGRQQALEGLLQEFHIHHIRDSLGMSLSGGERRRVEIARALATAPKFILLDEPFAGVDPISVGDIKQIIHHLKAKGIGVLITDHNVRETLDICETAYIVNDGQLIAEGDAETVLANQLVKDVYLGHEFRL
- a CDS encoding RNA polymerase factor sigma-54 codes for the protein MKPSLVLKMGQQLTMTPQLQQAIRLLQLSTLDLQQEIQEALDSNPMLEREEDGDDFDNSDPMAESIERKAESPQSEQSEPDNHFEEPINTVENLEEGEWGERIPNELPVDTAWEDIYQTSASSLPSSDDDEWDFTTRTSSGESLQSHLLWQLNLAPMSDTDRLIATTLIDCINPQGYLDETLEEVLESFDPELEIELDEIEVVLRRIQQFEPAGIGARDLRECLLLQLRQLPERTPWLNEAMRLVSDHLDILGGRDYSLLMRRMKLKEDELRQVIDLIQTLNPRPGSQIEAGEPEYVVPDVIVRKHNGRWLVELNQEAMPRLRVNPQYAGFVKRADSSADNTFMRNQLQEARWFIKSLLSRNETLMKVATQIVEHQRGFFEHGDEAMKPLVLHDIAEAVGMHESTISRVTTQKYMHTPRGIYELKYFFSSHVSTAEGGECSSTAIRAIIKKLVAAENAKKPLSDSKIAGLLEAQGIQVARRTVAKYRESLGIAPSSERKRLM
- the hpf gene encoding ribosome hibernation-promoting factor, HPF/YfiA family, translated to MQVNITGLHLEITDALRDYVEEKFDRLERHFDRIIAVQVILQVEKLKQKAEAALHVAGREVVANAEHGDMYAAIDLLVDKLDRQLIKHKEKQLDHNQGALAR
- the ptsN gene encoding PTS IIA-like nitrogen regulatory protein PtsN; the protein is MIRIENILTPGRSLVNVPGGSKKRVLEQIARVLGRDLPDLDSQTIFESFIAREKLGSTGFGNGIAIPHCRMPGCTSPLSAVLRLDVPVDFDAIDGAPVDLLFVLLVPEAATDEHLELLRQIASMLDREDVRERLRRASTGQDLYQTVVDIQSGH
- the rapZ gene encoding RNase adapter RapZ — its product is MRLIIVSGRSGSGKSTALDVLEDNGFYCIDNLPAGLLPELAERALLHTELLQPQVAVSIDARNLPSQLKRFPELLEDVRARYIQCDVLYLDAADETLLKRFSETRRRHPLTNQNRSLAEAIRDEELLLAPIIDHADLKIDTTHLNLYQLRDTLKLRLLNQPEPGTAFLFESFGFKRGMPVDADLVFDVRCLPNPYWKADLRDFSGLDQPVIDYLAAQADVEEMFQDILAYLSKWLPRFAASNRAYVTVAIGCTGGHHRSVYLAERLGQALREPLKNVQVRHRDLA
- a CDS encoding HPr family phosphocarrier protein; the protein is MPSCEVTIINKLGLHARAAAKFVGVANRFPCDIRVGRCPASLIDGKSIMAVMMLAASKGTTLHLHAQGEQDHEALSALIALIEDYFEEGE
- the pmbA gene encoding metalloprotease PmbA produces the protein MSEVEGIGPNALPGLREKISRIIEEASRQGASACEVSVSMEQGLSTTVRQREVETVEFNRDQGFGITLYVGQRKGSASTTGSGEDAIRETVAAALAIARHASEDEYAGLADPALMARDVPDLDLFHPWDISPDAAVELALSCEAAAFDTDTRIRNADGTSLSTHQGCRGYGNSHGFIGAYSSTRHSLSCVMIAEADGQMQRDYHYDVSRVAGDLASAESIGRRAAERAVRRLGARPVPTCDVPVLFSSELATGLFGHFLAAISGGNLYRKSSYLEGALGQTLFPEWLSLDERPHLARGLASSAYDGDGLATYAKPFVENGKLLSYVLGTYSGRKLGMPSTANAGGVHNLFVTHGDEDQAALIRRMGRGLLVTELMGQGLNLVTGDYSRGAGGFWVENGEIQFPVQEVTIAGNLRDMFRQIVAVGCDVETRSSIHTGSVLIERMKVAGQ
- the yjgA gene encoding ribosome biogenesis factor YjgA — protein: MSDISDLDGFEEKSKTQVKRELHALQELGERLTTFKPDVLDRLPLTDALREALADAPKHTAHIARKRHLQYIGKLMRDQDTDAILALVDQLDASTRQYNERFHALERWRDRLIAGNDETLEAFVNEYPETDRQHLRGLIRHAQHEAAHNKPPAASRKIFKYIRGLDETQRGLR